In Carassius carassius chromosome 2, fCarCar2.1, whole genome shotgun sequence, the DNA window TAGCATTTTTTCCAGCTTGACAGTTGTGCTGGATATACTTGCATAGGCATTGGTTTGCTCTAGTCTTTGTTAAGGCAGCACTGCGCCAAGCGGCATCTAGGGCTCAACTTAGAAAAACAGTTGAACACACCAAAATATGATATGGCAGCTTTTTACAGTAATTTGAATCTAAAAGCACAACATCTGTTTTAGTTGCtaaatctgtttttcttttaattaaagccCTTTGATCACTAGAATCGTCATTTTTAACCCGAGGGGGTGTGTGTTGCTTTGTTGCACGGTCAACCCATCTGCGTGCTCGCTCTGCAAAGAAGccattttaatgaatgaagaacAGGAGCGCAAGGCAGAGCTTATACCAGTCACTATATATAACAGCCTCTATATGCTTGTAAACGGGCAGAGCGCTGTAACGCACACTTTTAAACCAAGAACAGTAATTgagctcaaaataaaatattaatgaggtGAAAAAGATTGACAAAAATAAAGATGAGTTTCTGTTATGAGAAAGCATTCATGCGAAGGATGTAATAATTCTAGATGATAGGCTTTCTGTGTTTTTTGTAGCCGCTTTTATAGGCTACCACCATCATCTTTACACGAGCACCCAAGTTTAACCTCTGAGACTGAGTATGGAGGTAATTCATGTCTGTGCAATAGAGTAGTCCAAACTTCTACTAATAGAAACAAACAATGAAAGGTGTACTGTTAATTGCTATAGCACAGAAGCCGCAAAGAATACAGTGGTGGCACattgtaaccccccccccccccccccccaaaagaagGCTGTGAACATCAATCATTAATAATCATTCACATCCCCCATGCAAGAAGGATGGGTCTGGAATTCCCTTTGTGTATCATTTTAGTCTaatgagccctgcaccccactgATATAAGAAATCTtgtactatataaaaaaaaaaaaaaagtataatgagtcattttgtgttttaaatagtttttaatagccacaccttacaaaaaaaaaaacaacaacgatttTTTCCTGTTGATTTATGCTCTTTATTTTCTACCATTTTAGATAAAAATACAGCACACAAGAAGACTTTATTTGATATAGGCCCCTCTCATCTCACAAAAAAATGGCAAAAGGAGACCCCAGGAAGCCCAAGGGCAAGATGTCTTCTTATGCCTACTTCGTTCAGACATGCAGAGAGGAGCACAAGAAGAAAAGCCCAGAGATTCCAGTCAGCTTTTCAGAATTCTCCAAAAGATGCTCTGCGAGATGGAAGGTTAGATTCGAAAGTTTCTAATATAATTTGACTCTAATGATTTAAATAAAGCAATGCAGAAGCACTTTCACATTATTAATGGAAATTTCTCTTGATTTGTTACGTAGGCGATGTCCGATAAAGAGAAATCCAGGTTTGATGACATGGCCAAACAGGATAAGGTGCGTTATGATCAAGAGATGATGCACTACATGCCTGGTGGTAAGAGAGGCAAAAAGAAGGATCCCAATGCACCCAAGAGACCAGCGTGAGTAGACCTCTGTATTCAGAAAATTGTCTAAATGCAGTTTTTATGAAGGGTATTTTGTTAATGCCGTATAGCAGACAAGTTTTCAAATGCTTTctcatcatttatttaattatttattatgtacaggTTTTAATTGATACATATTTTGGTgattaaatttttacttttttttattattcaaatatatttttttattttctttacaggGTAAATAAGTGTCACATTATTGCCCATATTTGTCTTGCAAGTATTGATAGATACATTTATATTGCCACCTTTTGTGATCAACAGCTCTGGATTTTTCCTGTTCTGCTCGGAACATCGTCCACAAATCAAGGCTCAGTATCCCAGCTTGGGCATCGGAGATGTGGCCAAAAAACTTGGTGAGATGTGGAACCACCTCACAGATGCCACCAAACAGCCCTATCTGATAAAGGCCAACAAGCTGAAGGACAAGTACCAAAAGGCATGTCTCAGTCTAGATGCTCCAATAGTCCACATATCACAGTTCTAGTATTTTACAATACAACAATATTTCCTTTTTGTGCAGGATGTTGCCGACTACAAGACGAAAGGCAAGGTTGGGGGGGTGTCCATGGACATGGGAATGATGGGGAATGGTATGGCTCCAAAACCCATGATGAAGAGCAATATGGAtgatgaagaggatgaggaggaggaagatgaagaagaggatgatGATGAATATGATGACGATGAATAGACTGTCATTTTTCTGTGTTTGATCAGTTATGATTATAATAACTTTTTCTCCCCATTGAAGTCCAGTAGATACGGAATACACAGGTGGTCTTTCAAAGCCCCTTTGTTGTTTTAATAGAGGTGGAATGTGTAGTGTGCTGTTGGTGAGAGACTTACCAACACAGTTTCTTACTTCCAGCTTTGTGTGCGTGCGAGTGCATGTGCACATGTGAAGAACTCACTTCATCATGGTAGCCCAGTGTCTTCCTAGCCCATCTTTGTAACCTTTTACCAATTGTATAACAGACAGCCTTTAAACAATTAATACCCTTCCTGTATATGTAAATCCCTGACCTATgtatacttttgtttgtttgtttaaaaggtTCCTGAGTGTGTGTAGCTCTGTATATGGTTGACACTGAGTAGATATTGTTTATGATTGTAGTATGTTGCATGTGGAAAGGTGTCATAGTTTGGAACTGTGCACCGATATCAGACATTTCATGCTGAAACCATCAGTAGCTTCCTTTTCCTTGTCCAGTTTAGGGGGGAAAATCAGTGCAAAAGAGCAGTTGCCACCAGCACGTTAGTCCTGTTGCAGGGGTGTGTGCTATATGTTGTTTACTATACTACATGATATATTAGCACATCCACGATCAATGTAGGAAAGATATTTGTATTAGCTTTCCTATATATTAACTGTTGTGTGATCTAGGAATGCACTATAGAAATACTGATTTGAGTAAAATGCTAATGTCAGGTCAAAATGTTACAGTATGGAGCAGAAAAGAACTATTAGAACTTGAAATTTGGCATAAAAATACAAAGTTACCATTGCGGAAAAAAATAAGCCCTGATAATACCTAAACAATGTAATATGTCAGTACTGGCCAGTATTGATATGGTCactgatatattgtgcatccctagttatttttttgttgaaaataaaGTAAGAAACAATGCTGATGATAAATCTGTACTTATCTGTatctatgatttttttattttatatgtttgagGTTTGCAATTaaattgaaacatttttatttgtgttttgtatGTCTGTATATAGACCAAGAATACATTAGAGAGAAACCAGCATGAATTTGGATAGCTAAACAATAGCATATAGTATGCACAATATTTATTgggaaaacttacaaaaaaaaggtGTAG includes these proteins:
- the LOC132104078 gene encoding high mobility group protein B3-like translates to MAKGDPRKPKGKMSSYAYFVQTCREEHKKKSPEIPVSFSEFSKRCSARWKAMSDKEKSRFDDMAKQDKVRYDQEMMHYMPGGKRGKKKDPNAPKRPASGFFLFCSEHRPQIKAQYPSLGIGDVAKKLGEMWNHLTDATKQPYLIKANKLKDKYQKACLSLDAPIVHISQF